The region TCGTCTCTGCTTCCTCTCCATTGATGTTTAGGTATGTCTCAGCTTCTCACCTTTTACTTTGCTTCCTCTTTCTCGTGCGTCTTACTactcatttctctctctctctctctctcgcctttgatttttgtttttgctcGATCACTCTTCGGTAACTATGCACACCAACTGTTCGTTCAAATGCGGTCAGAAACCCCACTTCGATTTTTCAATCGTATTCTGAGAGAAATGATTGGTCTAGGTAGAGTTCCTGTGAAACCCATTTTGATTCAAGAGAATTGGTTTTGAAATTCTGTGATTGGTTGTGTAAAGAACTCGTCTTGGAAAAGCCACAAAAGGTTCATACTTTCCCAAGTTTTTTTTACATCATCAAAGCAGCTTCTATGACCatcaaaacttttaatttaCATGGAAATGATGGTTTAACATTTGCACTTGACAAGACCCCTCCCCCCAcccaaagagaaaaaaaaaatgaagtgtatatttacttaatgcagaatgtataaaaaaaaaggCACACATAAGTTACTTCGTCTCTTCTTCTTCGGTTTCTTCTCTGTTACTTTGGTTTGTGTTCCCCGCGTCAACATCGTTAAGCCAGTCCACAACTTGCTGTATGACTGGTCTCTTCATTGGGTTTTGGTTCACACACATGCAGGCTATGTCAAGCACACGAAGCATCTCTCTTTCGTGACCACCACTCTCTCTCAGCAACGGATCAAACACCTCCTCTGGTTTCTCTTCCCTCCTCATCTGATGCACCCACGCCACTATTTCTCTCGTCATCTTTGGTCTGAATACTTCCATTGGTCTTTTCCCCGTGAGAAGCTCCAGCATCACGACGCCGAAACTGTACACGTCGCCTCTCAGAGTGGCTACCCATGCTTGTCCATACTCCGGGGGGATGTAACCCAGTGTGCCCACAAGCTCTGTTGTAACGTGGGTGCGGTATGGAAGGATGAGTCTTGACAAGCCGAAGTCTGCGAGGTAGGCCTTGAAACTTCCGTCCAGAAGGATGTTGCTAGACTTGATGTCTCGGTGTACTATGTGCGGTTCGCATATCTGGTGCATGTATGCTAGTCCGCAGCTTGCTCCTCTCATAATGTGAAGTCTTTTAGGCCAATCCAGTTGAGCTGGACCGTCTGGATTCTCATGAAGCCAATAATCAAGGCTTCCGTTTTCCATGAACGAGTAGATAAGTATCCGGGCACTATCATGGACGCAGTAGCCTTGTAGAGCGACCAGGTTTTCATGTTTGGCTCTTGACAGAACTTCTACCTCTGCCTTGAACTCTTTCTCCATCAGACCATAGTCTCCGGTGAGTTTCTTAACCGCAAGTTTCGTCCCATTGTCCAAGACAGCCTTATAGACAAGACCAAACCCTCCGCAGCCGATGATATTAGCTTGACTGAAGTTGTTGGTAGCTTTCAGGAGCTCAAATATGGTCAGGTCTTTAACCTCATATCTACTGTTTCCAAACAGCAGGACGAGGCTTATGTCTTTCTCTGAACCTGGAGGAACTTCGGAATACGAGGCATTAGAATTTATCTCCATTTCGGCGTTCTCAGTGTCTCCTGGGTTTACTCTCCTCTTGGACATCACCCACAAAGCCAGCATCACCAGAATCAAACTGATGCCGAAAAAGATCCCAATGACAAGCCCCAAAACAACCGTTGTGTTCACCTTTTGGTTGTTTGTATATGGCTGAGGTGCAACCGTGCAGGAGACTTGCAGTACGCCGCCACACAGCAAAGGGTTTCCTTCAAAATATGATTTTGGGAAAGTGTCGAACTGACTCCCTGTAGGTATCGGCCCACTGAGAGTATTGTTTGCAACATTGAAGTATGACATGAAATGGAGTCCTGTGAGCGACCAAGGGATTCTACCAGATAGATTGTTGTTGGACAGGTCCAGCCTCTCTAAGCTTGTGAGGTTTGACAATTCATCTGGGATGCTACCTGAAAACTTATTACCCCAAAGCTCGAGGTGCAAGAGAACCTTTAGCTGTCCGGCCTCGACCGGTATACTCCCGGTCAGGTTATTCCTTCTGATGTATATCGCAGGTGGGATGCTGGAAAGCTGATTGTATTGCTGATTGCTGGTGATATTATTGGGCGTTACAAAAACAGGTAGCTCTAGATAGGTCCTCTCTGTTGCATCGTATACCTTTTGAGACATGAGTGCTCTCAGCTGAAACAGTTCCTTGGGAAGCTCTCCTGTAAGAAGGTTATAAGATAGATCCAAGTAAAAAAGGTTTGGAAGAGTTCCTAGCCAACCAGGAATCGACCCCACGAATCGATTTTGTGACAGGTCCATAAGCTCTACGCTCTTGAGCTTGATCAGCCAAGCTGGTATTTCACCTCTCAATCTAGATCCACCGGTACCAAAGATTTGGAGCTTTGGAAATGCACCTGACGCAAGAAAATCCTCGTTGCTTGGTATTGTTTCGTCATAAAAGTTCTTTGCAATGATGAGAGTAGACAGATTCTTGCAGCCTTGCAGAATACTGAGAGCACCTGTGATGTTCGTCATGTTATTGTCTGAGAATGTAAAGAACGACAGAGACTTCAGTTCCAGTACTTGTGGAGATATCTGTCCAGTTAACTTGTTGCCTGCAAACCTCATCGCCGTCATGTTTCTGCAGGAGTAAACCGTAGAGGGGAAGTCACCGGTGAAGCTATTGTTTCCGAGGTCCAGAATGCTGAGGCTCTGAAACCTGGAAAAGTCTACCGATAAGGTTCCTCCCAGCCGGTTAACCCTTAGATTCAACTTCTCGAGTTTGGTGCAGTTGGCGAGAGAAACTGGAACAGAACCTGTGAGGTTATTGATATGGAGCCTGAGGCTGCGCAGATTGATTAGTCTACCAATATCCTTTGGTATATCTCCTTGGAGGTGATTGAAGTAAAGCTCAAGCAGTGTCAGTTTAGTGAGACGAGTAATCCCATCATCGATCCTCCCTGAAAGATGGTTGACTGGTAAAGAGAGTTCCTCGAGCTCAGAAAGATTGTAAACTTCTTTTGGGATTTCACCAGATAGATTGTTGAAGCCTGCTCGAAGAGAATTTAGCCTCAGACATCTGCCTAACCCTCCAGAGATATCGCCCGAGAATTTGTTATAAGAGAAGTCCAGTTTGGTGAGCTGCGGTGAAGTGGTGCACATGAAGGAAGGGATTGGACCGGTGAAGCTGTTGTTGCTGACGTTGAAAGTGGTGAGATTAAAAGCACCTTGTAGGAAAACAGAACCGCTTAAGATTTGGCCTTGAAGAAGATTGCTGGAGAGATTAAAGGTCTGGATTGGAAAGTTTCTGCTGCTTCCATTGGCTTCGAGTGGTAACTCACCGTTGAAGATGTTGTAACTAAGATCAAGAACCGTGAGCTGATCAAGAACAGAGAAGAAGCCTTGTGGGAGAGGACCAGAGAGACGGTTATGAGAAAGGTCGAGACGAGAGAGACGAGGGAGATCCAAAACAGAGGACGGGAGATTGCCTGAGAGTCCTCTAGAGGGCAAAAGAATCGAAGTGACTCGATTTTCTTGAGAATCATCGCAAGAGATTCCTTCCCAGGAGCAACAATCAGTGGATGAGTTCCAATGCAAAGGAGAGACTTGAGATGATACGTTGGTGGAGAACAAAAGGAGAGAATCTCTATCTTGGAGATTACAGACAGCTTCTGATACTGTAAGGAGGAAGACAGAGATGGAAATAACGTAAATAAGGAGGGAGAGAAACATGggtactggtctcacaaggAGACAAATGGATTTAGTAGATCTCATCTTCTCGTCAATCATGGCGAGAACAAGAGAAGAAGGTTAGAAAGATTTGAGTAagcttgaggaagaagaagaagaaaaagacgaAAGAGAGGGAAAAGAAGCAAAAGACATCATTATCCAATCTGGGTTTGTGTGTCTGAAACTTGTAAATGGCTCTCAATACCATCGTTGACCAAAGAGAATAGTCAGACCAAACAGAAGAAAACTTCTTGTCACACCCAAAGTAACTTTACTtgcctttattttattttatcatgttATCCTGAGTGTGCTTGTGGCCTGTGGGTATTGTCTTTTGTTTCTATCTTTTTATTATTCCTCTTGTAatagaagtattttttttttgttattctacCTAATGAAACCTTAAATACAACCCTATGAATACCTATGTAGTTATTAAA is a window of Raphanus sativus cultivar WK10039 unplaced genomic scaffold, ASM80110v3 Scaffold1058, whole genome shotgun sequence DNA encoding:
- the LOC108828067 gene encoding tyrosine-sulfated glycopeptide receptor 1-like encodes the protein MIDEKMRSTKSICLLVRPVPMFLSLLIYVISISVFLLTVSEAVCNLQDRDSLLLFSTNVSSQVSPLHWNSSTDCCSWEGISCDDSQENRVTSILLPSRGLSGNLPSSVLDLPRLSRLDLSHNRLSGPLPQGFFSVLDQLTVLDLSYNIFNGELPLEANGSSRNFPIQTFNLSSNLLQGQILSGSVFLQGAFNLTTFNVSNNSFTGPIPSFMCTTSPQLTKLDFSYNKFSGDISGGLGRCLRLNSLRAGFNNLSGEIPKEVYNLSELEELSLPVNHLSGRIDDGITRLTKLTLLELYFNHLQGDIPKDIGRLINLRSLRLHINNLTGSVPVSLANCTKLEKLNLRVNRLGGTLSVDFSRFQSLSILDLGNNSFTGDFPSTVYSCRNMTAMRFAGNKLTGQISPQVLELKSLSFFTFSDNNMTNITGALSILQGCKNLSTLIIAKNFYDETIPSNEDFLASGAFPKLQIFGTGGSRLRGEIPAWLIKLKSVELMDLSQNRFVGSIPGWLGTLPNLFYLDLSYNLLTGELPKELFQLRALMSQKVYDATERTYLELPVFVTPNNITSNQQYNQLSSIPPAIYIRRNNLTGSIPVEAGQLKVLLHLELWGNKFSGSIPDELSNLTSLERLDLSNNNLSGRIPWSLTGLHFMSYFNVANNTLSGPIPTGSQFDTFPKSYFEGNPLLCGGVLQVSCTVAPQPYTNNQKVNTTVVLGLVIGIFFGISLILVMLALWVMSKRRVNPGDTENAEMEINSNASYSEVPPGSEKDISLVLLFGNSRYEVKDLTIFELLKATNNFSQANIIGCGGFGLVYKAVLDNGTKLAVKKLTGDYGLMEKEFKAEVEVLSRAKHENLVALQGYCVHDSARILIYSFMENGSLDYWLHENPDGPAQLDWPKRLHIMRGASCGLAYMHQICEPHIVHRDIKSSNILLDGSFKAYLADFGLSRLILPYRTHVTTELVGTLGYIPPEYGQAWVATLRGDVYSFGVVMLELLTGKRPMEVFRPKMTREIVAWVHQMRREEKPEEVFDPLLRESGGHEREMLRVLDIACMCVNQNPMKRPVIQQVVDWLNDVDAGNTNQSNREETEEEETK